A stretch of the Oceanicola sp. D3 genome encodes the following:
- the moaB gene encoding molybdenum cofactor biosynthesis protein B: MSEREFIPTRIAVLTVSDSRSMAEDRSGDTLVARIEAAGHIVADRKILPDERHEIAGQLRAWCADEGVDVILSTGGTGLTGRDVTVEAHRDVYEKEIEAFATVFTHVSMAKIGTSAVQSRATGGVANGTYLFALPGSPGACKDAWDEILVKQLDYRHMPCNFVEIMPRLDEHMRRKK, translated from the coding sequence ATGAGCGAGCGAGAGTTTATCCCCACCCGGATCGCGGTGCTCACCGTTTCCGACAGCCGCAGCATGGCCGAAGATCGCTCCGGCGACACGCTGGTGGCGCGGATCGAGGCGGCGGGCCATATTGTGGCCGACCGGAAGATCTTGCCGGATGAGCGCCACGAGATCGCCGGGCAACTCCGGGCGTGGTGCGCCGATGAGGGTGTTGATGTGATCCTCTCCACCGGCGGCACCGGCCTTACCGGGCGTGACGTGACGGTGGAGGCCCACCGCGATGTCTACGAGAAGGAAATCGAGGCCTTCGCCACCGTATTCACCCATGTGTCGATGGCCAAGATCGGCACCAGCGCGGTGCAATCGCGCGCCACCGGCGGCGTGGCAAATGGCACCTACCTCTTCGCCCTGCCCGGCTCTCCCGGTGCCTGCAAGGACGCTTGGGACGAGATCCTCGTCAAACAGCTCGACTACCGGCACATGCCCTGCAACTTCGTCGAGATCATGCCCAGGCTCGACGAGCACATGCGGCGGAAGAAATAG